A portion of the Caloramator mitchellensis genome contains these proteins:
- the yedE gene encoding YedE family putative selenium transporter codes for MQDKKLIIINGIIVGILAVLLVKFGNPVNMGICIACFIRDTAGGLGLHRAELVQYIRPEIIGIVLGAFLMSFGKKEFDARGGSSPLIRFVLGFIVMIGALMFLGCPLRMVLRIAGGDLNAIVGLVGFAVGIYIGILFLNKGFTLKRTHTLNKAEGFVFPAINIGLLILLIAAPAFIFFSQKGPGSMHAPVILALAAGVIVGAFAQRTRMCMVGGIRDLILFKDWYLLSGFIAIIIAALVGNIFIGKFALGFVKQPVAHSDAIWNFLGMALAGFGSVLLGGCPLRQLILAGEGNIDSAITILGMTFGAAFAHNFKLASSPDGPSPNGKIAVIIGFIIVALIGYFNIERNVNVKVKGGVKVEG; via the coding sequence ATGCAGGATAAGAAACTAATTATCATCAACGGAATTATCGTAGGTATCTTAGCGGTTCTGCTTGTGAAGTTTGGCAACCCTGTTAATATGGGAATTTGTATTGCCTGCTTTATAAGAGATACTGCTGGAGGATTAGGGCTTCACAGAGCTGAACTTGTTCAGTATATTAGACCAGAAATTATAGGAATCGTTCTTGGAGCATTTTTAATGTCCTTTGGTAAAAAGGAATTCGATGCAAGAGGAGGTTCATCACCTCTAATAAGGTTTGTGCTTGGATTTATAGTTATGATTGGTGCTCTTATGTTTCTAGGCTGTCCTCTTAGAATGGTATTGAGAATTGCAGGAGGGGACTTAAATGCAATTGTCGGTTTGGTTGGTTTTGCAGTGGGAATTTATATTGGCATTTTATTCTTAAACAAGGGATTTACTCTTAAAAGAACTCATACTCTAAATAAAGCAGAAGGATTTGTATTTCCAGCAATTAATATTGGACTATTAATATTACTTATTGCAGCGCCAGCCTTTATATTTTTCAGTCAAAAGGGACCTGGTTCAATGCATGCACCTGTTATATTAGCTCTAGCTGCAGGAGTTATTGTTGGAGCTTTTGCACAGAGAACAAGAATGTGCATGGTTGGAGGAATAAGAGATTTAATTTTATTTAAAGACTGGTATCTGCTTTCAGGGTTTATAGCTATAATAATAGCTGCATTAGTGGGAAACATTTTCATAGGCAAATTTGCTTTAGGATTTGTAAAGCAGCCTGTAGCACATAGCGATGCTATATGGAATTTCCTGGGTATGGCACTTGCAGGTTTTGGCTCAGTTCTACTTGGAGGCTGTCCTCTGAGACAACTGATTTTGGCCGGTGAGGGTAATATTGACTCTGCAATTACAATACTTGGAATGACTTTTGGAGCAGCCTTTGCACACAACTTTAAACTTGCCTCATCACCAGATGGTCCATCACCGAATGGTAAAATAGCAGTTATAATAGGCTTTATAATAGTTGCTTTAATAGGTTATTTTAACATTGAACGCAATGTTAATGTTAAAGTTAAAGGGGGAGTTAAAGTTGAAGGATAA
- a CDS encoding sulfurtransferase TusA family protein produces MKDNIIDARGRACPEPVLLTKKGVEASPNGVKVLVDNVTARENIKRFAKNSGYEVKVEENGEGILLTLSR; encoded by the coding sequence TTGAAGGATAATATTATTGATGCAAGAGGTAGAGCTTGCCCTGAACCAGTTCTATTGACTAAAAAAGGTGTTGAGGCTTCACCAAATGGAGTTAAAGTTTTAGTTGATAATGTTACAGCAAGAGAAAATATAAAAAGGTTTGCTAAAAACAGTGGGTATGAAGTTAAAGTTGAAGAGAACGGGGAAGGTATATTACTAACTTTAAGCAGGTGA